In Prunus dulcis chromosome 2, ALMONDv2, whole genome shotgun sequence, a single genomic region encodes these proteins:
- the LOC117619616 gene encoding transcription factor bHLH130-like gives MSSLLYKYNPNFKCSEAELRKNHTEFMDSNILQQQQPQQLHQQLQQPQQQSSGLMRYRSAPSSFLMDLVDSNGGVGCEDSRYLRPSSPEVETVLARFISSCNEPDHHDNGANSLQHQFEERAVKQEAGDSVSKQNGYSNSSHMMYQAQQVHALDNNSFAAINSTGLENSMQSKIGEGNRSNLVRQSSSPAGFFPDLTVDNVFNVMKDGASFRAGNGINGEASPSSTSRLNNQLNFSSGPSSYPRRMPRIAEMENGNMGDGSQQDQGLGNASNSHCISNFPNDSWDISSFNDLKRGRNNDGNKFSNSTALETQNNDFGHRNHGLTHHLSLPKHFEMPAMEKLLQFEESIPCKIRAKRGFATHPRSIAERMRRTRISERMKKLQDLFPNMDKQINTAEMLDLAVEFIKDLQKQVKTLGDKKAKCSCSSKQK, from the exons ATGAGTAGCCTTTTGTACAAATACAATCCTAATTTTAAGTGTTCAGAGGCAGAGCTGAGGAAGAACCACACAGAGTTCATGGATTCAAATATTTTGCAGCAACAGCAGCCACAGCAGCTACATCAGCAGCTGCAGCAGCCGCAGCAGCAGAGCTCTGGCCTAATGCGGTATCGGTCTGCTCCGAGCTCGTTTCTAATGGATTTGGTGGATAGCAATGGTGGTGTTGGGTGCGAGGATTCACGGTATCTTCGACCTTCAAGCCCCGAAGTGGAAACGGTGTTAGCCAGGTTCATTTCTTCATGTAATGAACCAGATCATCATGACAATGGTGCCAATAGTCTGCAGCATCAGTTTGAAGAGAGGGCTGTGAAGCAGGAAGCAGGGGACTCTGTTTCTAAACAGAATGGCTACTCAAATTCTTCTCATATGATGTACCAAGCTCAACAAGTTCATGCTTTGGATAATAACTCCTTTGCTGCTATCAACTCTACGGGGTTGGAGAATTCGATGCAGTCGAAAATTGGTGAAGGAAATCGCTCTAATCTTGTTAGACAAAGTAGCTCTCCGGCTGGATTCTTTCCTGACTTAACCGTTGACAAtg TCTTTAATGTGATGAAAGATGGTGCAAGTTTTAGAGCAGGCAATGGTATAAATGGAGAAGCTAGTCCATCATCAACTTCTAGGTTGAATAATCAACTGAACTTCTCATCTGGGCCATCTTCGTACCCAAGACGTATGCCTCGGATTGCTGAAATGGAGAATGGAAACATGGGAGATGGTAGCCAACAGGATCAAGGTTTGGGAAATGCTAGCAATTCACATTGCATTTCTAACTTCCCAAATGATTCTTGGGacatttcttcatttaatGACCTCAAAAGAGGCAGAAACAATGATGGGAACAAGTTTTCTAATTCAACTGCATTGGAAACTCAG AACAATGATTTTGGACACCGCAATCATGGCCTGACACATCATTTGAGCTTGCCGAAACATTTTGAGATGCCTGCTATGGAGAAGCTTTTGCAATTTGAAGAATCGATTCCCTGTAAAATTCGTGCCAAAAGAGGTTTCGCCACTCACCCGCGAAGCATTGCAGAGCGG ATGAGAAGGACACGGATTAGCGAAAGAATGAAGAAATTGCAGGATCTTTTCCCAAACATGGACAAG CAAATAAACACAGCGGAAATGTTGGACTTGGCGGTTGAGTTCATTAAAGACCTTCAGAAACAGGTTAAG ACACTCGGGGATAAAAAGGCGAAGTGCAGTTGTTCAAGTAAACAGAAATAA